The following coding sequences are from one Sciurus carolinensis chromosome 11, mSciCar1.2, whole genome shotgun sequence window:
- the LOC124959744 gene encoding olfactory receptor 8D4, protein MGIRNDSMVTEFLLSGLTEQPELQLPLFCLFLGIYVVTTVGNLGMIMIIRLNSQLHTPMYYFLSSLSFLDFCYSSVIIPKMLAGFLHRDKAISYPGCMTQLFFFCIFVISECYMLAAMAYDRYVAICNPLLYGVIMSPRVCSLLVAAVFSVGFTDAVIHGGCILRLSFCGSNVIKHYFCDIVPLIKLSCSSTYIDELLIFVIGGFNMVATSVTIIISYAFILTSILRIHSKEGRSKAFSTCSSHLAAVLIFYGSLMSMYLKPASSSSFIQEKVSSVFYTTVIPMLNPLIYSLRNKEVKDALMKLLRRKIAS, encoded by the coding sequence ATGGGTATAAGAAACGATTCCATGGTGACCGAGTTTCTTCTTTCAGGATTAACTGAACAACCAGAGCTTCAGCTGCCCCTTTTCTGCCTCTTTTTAGGGATTTATGTAGTTACCACGGTGGGAAATCTTGGCATGATCATGATAATTAGGTTGAATTCTCAACTTCACACTCCCATGTACTATTTTCTCAGTAGTTTGTCTTTTTTAGATTTCTGCTATTCTTCTGTCATTATCCCCAAAATGCTGGCAGGGTTTTTACACAGGGATAAAGCAATCTCTTATCCTGGATGCATGACTCAActgttttttttctgcatttttgtcATTTCTGAGTGCTACATGTTGGCAGCCATGGCctatgatcgctatgtggccatctgcaacccgCTACTCTACGGTGTCATCATGTCCCCTCGGGTCTGTTCTCTGCTTGTGGCTGCTGTCTTCTCAGTGGGCTTCACTGATGCTGTGATTCATGGAGGTTGTATATTAAGGTTGTCTTTCTGTGGATCAAACGtcattaaacattatttctgtgaCATTGTCCCTCTTATTAAACTCTCCTGTTCCAGCACTTATATTGATGAACTTTTGATTTTTGTCATTGGTGGATTTAACATGGTAGCTACGAGTGTGACCATCATCATTTCATATGCTTTTATTCTCACCAGTATCCTCCGCATCCACTCTAAAGAGGGCAGGTCCAAAGCCTTTAGCACCTGCAGCTCCCACCTGGCTGCTGTTCTTATATTTTATGGGTCTCTCATGTCTATGTATCTCAAACCTGCTTCTAGCAGTTCTTTCATCCAGGAGAAAGTGTCCTCAGTATTTTACACCACGGTGATTCCCATGCTGAATCCCCTGATATACAGTCTGAGGAACAAGGAAGTGAAGGATGCGCTGATGAAACTTTTAAGAAGGAAGATAGCTTCATAA
- the LOC124960278 gene encoding olfactory receptor 4D5, whose product MNPSNHSQVTAFVLLGLSQVWELRFLFFIFFSAVYLMTVTGNLLIVAIVTSDPRLHTTMYFLLGNLSFLDFCYSSITAPRMLVDLLSGNPTISFSACLTQLFFFHFIGGIKIFLLTVMAYDRYVAISQPLRYTLIMNQTVCGLFMAASWVGGFIHSIVQVALTIQLPFCGPDKLDNFYCDVPQLIKLACTDTFVLELLMVSNNGLVTLMCFLVLLGSYTALLVMLRSHSRDDRGKALSTCASHIAVVTLIFVPCIYIYARPFRTFPMDKAVSVLYTMVTPMLNPAIYTLRNKEVIMAMKKLWRRQKNFIGPPKH is encoded by the coding sequence ATGAATCCATCAAATCATTCCCAAGTGACAGCATTTGTTCTACTGGGACTTTCTCAGGTATGGGAGCTTCGGttcctcttcttcattttcttctcagctgtGTATCTTATGACTGTCACTGGAAATCTCCTCATTGTGGCCATAGTGACCTCTGATCCACGGCTGCACACAACCATGTATTTTCTCTTAGGCAATCTTTCTTTCTTGGACTTTTGCTACTCCTCTATCACAGCACCCAGGATGCTGGTTGACCTGCTCTCAGGAAATCCCACCATTTCCTTTTCTGCCTGCCTGACTCAGCTCTTCTTCTTCCACTTCATTGGAGGCATCAAGATCTTCCTGTTGACTGTCATGGCATatgaccgctacgtggccatTTCCCAGCCCCTGCGTTACACACTCATTATGAATCAGACAGTGTGTGGGCTCTTCATGGCAGCCTCCTGGGTGGGGGGCTTCATCCACTCCATTGTACAGGTTGCACTGACTATCCAACTGCCATTCTGTGGGCCTGACAAGCTGGACAACTTTTATTGTGATGTGCCTCAGCTGATCAAATTGGCCTGCACTGACACCTTTGTCTTAGAGCTTCTCATGGTGTCTAACAATGGCTTGGTCACCCTGATGTGTTTTCTGGTGCTGCTAGGATCCTACACAGCCCTGCTAGTGATGCTTCGAAGTCACTCTCGGGATGACCGCGGCAAGGCTCTGTCCACCTGTGCCTCTCACATTGCTGTGGTGACCTTGATATTTGTGCCTTGCATCTACATCTATGCAAGACCTTTTCGGACATTCCCTATGGACAAGGCAGTCTCTGTGCTGTACACAATGGTCACTCCCATGTTGAACCCTGCCATTTATACCCTGAGAAACAAAGAGGTGATTATGGCCATGAAGAAACTGTGGAGGAGGCAGAAGAATTTTATTGGTCCCCCAAAGCATTGA